TGCGCGTCCACGGCGATCCCTTCGCCCTGTTCACGCAGGCCTCGATCAACCTCGCCGAGGATGACGAACTGCTTTCCCTGATGCATGCGGCCCGCTTCAACAAGGTGTTCATAGGGATCGAAACCCCCTCCACGGAATGCAACCGGGCGGCGGGCAAGATGCAGAACGTGAAGGCCGACTTATTGGCGTGCGTGAAACGCATCCAGGGGCACGGGATGGAAGTGATGGGAGGATTCATCGTCGGCTTCGATCAGGATCCCCCGGAGATCTTCGAGAGACAGATCGCCTTCATCAAGGAGGCGGCCATCCCCATCTCCATGGTCGGCGTCCTGATCGCGCTTCCCAATACGCGGCTGTGGCGGCGGCTCTCCGGGGAAGGACGGATCCTGCGGAAAAGCATGGGCGACAACACGGCGGCCCTGCTGAATTTCATCCCCAAGATGGACCCGGTAACGCTCCTTGCGGGCTACAGGAAAGTACTCGCTTCCATCTACAGCCCGTCGGAATATTTCGAACGGGCCCAGGCAATGATCGCCCGGCTGGGATCCAGGCCAAAACCGCGCCTGGCTTTCTCGGACTACCTCGCGCTGTTCCGGTCGTTCGTCCGGCAAGGGATCTTCGCACGGTACCGGGGGGCCTACTGGCGCTTCCTCGGGAAGACGTTTTTCCGCACGCCCAGACATATCGGACTGGCGGTGACGCTGGCCATCATGGGGCACCATTTCTTTACCCTGACTCGCCGGCTGGAGTCGGGTATTCCTCATCGGGATGCGACATTATGAACCGGACGACCATCAAGCCCATCCTTTTCTGCTTTCTGTCGGTGGCGATGCTGAGCCTCGGCGGTGGATGTGCGACCTTGCCGAAGGTCTCCGATGCGATCGATAACGCGAGCATCCAGGAACCTCCTCAAATCCTGTCGTCGAAAGGGCTGCTATCTCCTGAAAAAAGCAAA
The Candidatus Deferrimicrobium sp. genome window above contains:
- a CDS encoding B12-binding domain-containing radical SAM protein, producing the protein MKVLLLYPEFPDTFWSFRHALPFIGKRSAYPPLGLLTVSALLPAHWKRKLVDLNVEKLRDKDLAWADVAFLSAMLVQGPSLAQVIARCRKAGLRTVVGGPVTSDDNPSYEGADHVVRGEAEEIIGELVSDLEAGKPRRRYEAAGKADMTRVPPPDLHLARWRRYSAMPVQYSRGCPFSCEFCDVIELFGRIPRTKTAHQILAEFEQLHSMGWRGSVFIVDDNFVGNKPAIKALLPRLEEWMRVHGDPFALFTQASINLAEDDELLSLMHAARFNKVFIGIETPSTECNRAAGKMQNVKADLLACVKRIQGHGMEVMGGFIVGFDQDPPEIFERQIAFIKEAAIPISMVGVLIALPNTRLWRRLSGEGRILRKSMGDNTAALLNFIPKMDPVTLLAGYRKVLASIYSPSEYFERAQAMIARLGSRPKPRLAFSDYLALFRSFVRQGIFARYRGAYWRFLGKTFFRTPRHIGLAVTLAIMGHHFFTLTRRLESGIPHRDATL